A region of Plutella xylostella chromosome 29, ilPluXylo3.1, whole genome shotgun sequence DNA encodes the following proteins:
- the LOC105382264 gene encoding mucin-19 isoform X10, with protein MWCLHFVAVLAAFGLLAPAYSNVIVRDDGNQFQDEGYNQRNENNGQQQYVNRPRYSQQQGGPVVIQRSTGGRSGSSWNSGLPPHLVEFMKNRLYSSQIRRTQRLQNNQATQQQQVVVPQNQVQYSSAQASAQSSAQSGTVSTTNAQAQAYAAQQAEEAAENKSLEEAEELLLEAEAQEERARQIEQQARQALQAAEIAEAEANQRLIEAERKEQLALARIHHPRGHLAPQTVTATSTAEATAVTQTTSGAPVPVPAAPVVPVVPAAPAVPLAPVPAPAAIVAAPAPVDYVGSPVYFNSAPDAYNAAPVSEYSEVPQGPVATTSYISEASVAPVAPLAPAPVDQQYASATSSSVAQTSQGPALAPTSAGVAQATASAASAVTVATQQEQQANAAFAQARAVVQQAYNNYAQAQVALQQAQTQAIAAAQAAQGPNGNAAAAFAAAQAAQVAQSQFNDAAVQLQQAEEAYAQAQAAQQQAAQSAAAALAAQQQAQALAASEAAAEQAAANAAAAASAQAVANNNAAQAQAAATATAAAATNAANAVTAANAANEQANANAAAAASAVAAQQQNLSQAQAAVVASTQQAQAIATAAAASQAQQQAAVAAAQQAVSTAAAGVNAAGTQLNQANAGLSAALAQVRQAQAALQQAQQAAQQANADAAAAAATNSQAAALAADQAAQNAAYGVYVAQNQLQQAEQAYQAALAAQQQATAVAQAAQSAQQQAASQAAAAQSAATAQAQQVALAQAAAEVAQEQATAQAASAAAANQQAVANAQAAASAQIQAANAQAEASAQAVAAANQAATTQAAVNAANAANAADAAAAAQAAAAAQAANIQATTNAQAAAIAQAAIDAANAANAANAANAANAANAANAANAANAANAASAANAANAANAANAASAANAASAANAANAANAANAINAANAQTAANAQAANAQAAATAEANAEAAALASATSAFPGLLQFLQSLGYGPASAPGSLVLPSLPAAPVVAPTSSAATSISSATAPGYPGAPVSASTTSKSTSLTSAPAGPGAPAAPGAPAAPGAPVTTSTATTSTSTTSVAPVAGVAPVAGVAPGAGVAPVAGVAPVAGVAPVAGVAPGAGVAPGAGVAPVAGVAPGAGVAPGAGVAPVAGVAPGGSSAAVAASSAAIAAAIAQENNAAQVLAQAEANEQQAQAVYQAAITALHQAQAAAQAAFAATQQPNGTADITALNAALQAIQTANNNVNNASVQLHQAHQALAQARVVQRQAQTAVMNAVSLQKQAEHKAAASQAAAAAAATAASQQAAATATAQAQAAQAQAQAAAQANAAAQAEQIAQADAQATAATLAAEQNAAAAATANTSASAGGLQGFLDYLQSLGFGGSAGANAAAGTATSQGTAGAPGSLGGLYGTQGAPGTVLGANGLGGVNGLGGVNGLGGVGGPNGLGGVGGTNGLGGVGAANGLGGLGNVNGLGGSGGLAGLNGLGGVSGVNGLGSLLGLNGLGGVGGANGLTGVVGANGLGGLGGINAALGLTGGVNGALENIGGLNAGGELSALAGLNLGGVGLDGLSGIAGLDGLTDLVGLGGANDLSGLGNQGGVNGLAGLLGLSANGANGGALTIGALGGAAGGQNVPVPTQTVASQSTAGSTVVSQGPGAVVPATTGAAPLVNDTPAQGGLSGLLAYLSSLGLPIPASLTAAINTSGVAPLPLTPAPVAQGVTPGVTPVPVAPGATPVPVSPAVLPVPGIGPTFLNPGVAPAPPAPGALPVPGTGQTFVNPGALPAPVAPGVVPAPLAPVGAPLPLTQGVAPAPVAPGLTPAPVAPVTSTSATSASTVTSAGPTGISAATAAAAAQVRQAVAAERIAAAQVASAQAVVRQAAAACSAAVVAAQAATTAAALEAAQTGYITAVDQYHQAQTNLAQAQATLRQAAAAVTAAVTSQLQASAQASSVAQAAANGAAAATAIQTDAGIQSSVQQLEANASAQAQASAQQAAAAATAEAAAETAFEQATAAAAAQAAAQNAANQAAANAAAQAATTAAGQAAVAQAQSTASGLSAGGAYPGVSGAYTGAPGTYGTTQGAYPGAAGALAGANAYTSSVPSAFPGAAVPGAPALAPGAVGNDYPSILPSFDEYFNGGAASLYPGAGYPGTAGIGGAGYPGYSLYPGSAYPGANTAAGSASSAATTTGAGYPGAPGTATSAATTATTVGAPGAPAGSPGFAYPGAPGTTASTATAASAAATSGAPAGYPGAPAGYPGAPATAASAATATTTSGAGYTGPAYPGASTAAAGSTATTSAGYPGAGSAYASANSSAASQTTSGVPQVSYGLSESPEQCTLVIIKTCNTVTNADGTQNTQCTTRTEPIGA; from the exons ATGTGGTGTCTTCATTTCGTCGCCGTTCTGGCGGCATTTGGACTTCTGGCTCCAGCTT aTTCTAATGTTATAGTTAGGGACGATGGAAACCAATTCCAGGATGAAg gaTACAACCAAAGGAATGAAAACAATGGTCAACAACAATATGTCAATA GACCACGATACAGCCAGCAACAAGgag GACCAGTAGTTATTCAAAGGAGTACAGGTGGAAGATCAG GATCTTCCTGGAACAGCGGACTGCCACCTCATCTTgttgaatttatgaaaaatcgTCTATACAgtt CTCAAATTCGTCGTACTCAAAGACTTCAGAATAATCAAGCAACCCAGCAACAGCAAGTCGTAGTCCCCCAAAACCAAGTGCAGTACAGCTCTGCTCAAGCCAGTGCGCAATCAAGTGCGCAAAGTGGGACAGTTAGCACTACCAATGCTCAAGCTCAAGCTTACGCTGCCCAACAAGCTGAGGAAGCCGCCGAAAACAAATCCTTGGAAGAAGCAGAAGAATTGCTCTTGGAAGCTGAAGCTCAAGAAGAGCGTGCTCGTCAAATTGAACAGCAAGCGAGACAGGCGTTGCAAGCAGCTGAAATAGCCGAAGCAGAGGCCAACCAGAGGCTGATAGAAGCTGAGAGGAAGGAACAGCTAGCTTTGGCTAGAATACACCACCCGAGGGGACACTTGGCTCCACAGACCGTAACAGCGACTTCAACTGCTGAAGCTACAGCAGTCACGCAAACAACATCCGGTGCTCCCGTGCCTGTGCCAGCTGCCCCAGTAGTGCCAGTAGTGCCAGCAGCCCCAGCAGTCCCACTAGCACCAGTGCCAGCCCCCGCAGCTATTGTAGCAGCACCAGCACCAGTAGACTACGTCGGATCTCCAGTGTACTTCAACTCAGCACCTGACGCGTATAATGCAGCTCCAGTTTCAGAGTATTCTGAAGTTCCACAAGGACCAGTAGCTACAACCTCATACATATCAGAGGCATCTGTTGCACCAGTCGCACCATTGGCACCAGCTCCAGTTGACCAGCAGTACGCTTCAGCCACGTCATCATCTGTGGCACAAACCTCACAAGGACCAGCGTTGGCTCCAACCTCAGCTGGAGTTGCTCAAGCCACTGCCTCGGCCGCGTCAGCAGTTACTGTCGCCACCCAACAG GAACAGCAAGCCAACGCAGCATTCGCGCAAGCAAGGGCTGTAGTGCAGCAAGCATACAACAACTACGCTCAAGCTCAAGTGGCTCTTCAGCAAGCTCAGACTCAGGCTATCGCCGCTGCGCAGGCTGCTCAAGGACCCAATGGCAACGCAGCCGCAGCATTCGCCGCCGCTCAGGCCGCTCAAGTCGCTCAGAGCCAGTTCAACGATGCCGCCGTTCAG CTCCAACAAGCCGAAGAAGCGTACGCCCAAGCCCAAGCCGCCCAACAACAGGCCGCCCAGTCCGCTGCCGCCGCCCTCGCTGCCCAGCAGCAGGCGCAGGCGCTCGCCGCCAGCGAGGCCGCCGCCGAGCAAGCCGCCGCcaacgccgccgccgccgcttctGCACAG GCCGTAGCAAACAACAACGCCGCACAAGCACAGGCAGCAGccaccgccaccgccgccgcggccACCAACGCAGCCAACGCCGTCACCGCAGCCAACGCTGCTAATGAGCAAGCTAACGCTAACGCAGCGGCTGCCGCAAGCGCCGTCGCAGCTCAACAGCAAAACCTGAGCCAAGCTCAAGCCGCCGTCGTTGCGTCAACCCAGCAAGCCCAAGCCATCGCCACCGCTGCAGCAGCATCACAAGCGCAACAGCAAGCCGCCGTGGCCGCAGCTCAACAAGCTGTCTCTACCGCAGCAGCCGGAGTTAACGCTGCTGGTACACAG ttgaACCAAGCCAACGCCGGTCTTTCGGCAGCATTAGCCCAAGTGAGACAAGCGCAAGCAGCATTGCAGCAAGCACAACAAGCCGCCCAGCAAGCCAAcgccgacgccgccgccgccgccgccaccaacAGTCAAGCCGCAGCTCTTGCCGCCGACCAAGCTGCGCAGAATGCCGCTTACGGTGTCTACGTTGCTCAAAATCAG TTGCAACAAGCCGAGCAAGCATACCAAGCAGCATTGGCAGCTCAGCAGCAAGCCACGGCCGTAGCGCAGGCCGCGCAGTCCGCCCAGCAGCAAGCCGCCAGCCAAGCAGCCGCGGCTCAGTCTGCTGCAACAGCACAG GCACAACAAGTCGCCTTAGCTCAAGCTGcggcagaagttgctcaagaACAGGCTACTGCTCAAGCTGCATCTGCAGCAGCAGCTAACCAACAAGCTGTTGCAAACGCACAGGCAGCCGCCAGCGCTCAGATTCAAGCCGCTAATGCTCAAGCTGAAGCCAGTGCTCAAGCTGTAGCTGCTGCTAACCAAGCCGCAACCACTCAAGCCGCAGTCAATGCAGCCAACGCAGCAAATGCAGCGGACGCCGCCGCTGCTGCACAAGCAGCAGCCGCTGCTCAAGCAGCTAACATTCAAGCCACAACCAACGCTCAAGCAGCCGCTATTGCTCAAGCCGCAATCGATGCCGCTAACGCAGCTAACGCAGCCAACGCAGCCAACGCAGCCAACGCAGCCAACGCAGCCAACGCAGCCAACGCAGCCAACGCAGCCAACGCAGCCAGCGCAGCCAACGCAGCCAACGCAGCCAACGCAGCCAATGCAGCTAGCGCAGCCAATGCAGCTAGCGCAGCCAACGCAGCCAACGCAGCCAACGCAGCCAACGCAATTAACGCAGCAAACGCCCAAACTGCAGCTAACGCTCAAGCAGCCAACGCTCAAGCGGCAGCCACTGCTGAAGCAAACGCCGAAGCAGCTGCATTGGCATCTGCCACGTCTGCATTCCCTGGATTACTCCAATTTCTGCAAAGCCTTGGATATGGTCCGGCATCAGCACCAggctcactagttttgccaagttTACCAGCGGCACCGGTGGTTGCACCCACTTCATCTGCTGCTACATCAATATCATCTGCAACTGCTCCAGGCTACCCCGGTGCTCCAGTTTCTGCGTCTACTACATCTAAATCAACATCTTTGACCAGTGCACCTGCTGGCCCAGGCGCACCTGCTGCCCCAGGTGCACCTGCTGCCCCAGGAGCACCAGTGACTACATCTACTGCAACTACATCAACATCTACAACCAGTGTTGCCCCAGTAGCAGGAGTTGCCCCAGTAGCAGGAGTTGCCCCAGGAGCAGGAGTTGCCCCAGTAGCAGGAGTTGCCCCAGTAGCAGGAGTTGCCCCAGTAGCAGGAGTAGCCCCAGGAGCAGGAGTTGCCCCAGGAGCAGGAGTTGCCCCAGTAGCAGGAGTAGCCCCAGGAGCAGGAGTTGCCCCAGGAGCAGGAGTTGCCCCAGTAGCAGGAGTTGCCCCAGGTGGCTCGTCTGCAGCCGTAGCTGCAAGCTCCGCTGCCATCGCTGCCGCTATTGCACAG GAAAATAATGCTGCTCAAGTGCTGGCCCAAGCTGAAGCTAACGAACAGCAAGCTCAAGCAGTTTACCAAGCCGCTATCACTGCTCTTCACCAAGCCCAAGCGGCAGCGCAAGCCGCATTCGCCGCCACCCAGCAGCCGAATGGAACAGCAGACATCACTGCTCTGAACGCTGCTCTTCAAGCTATTCAAACTGCCAACAACAATGTCAACAATGCTTCAGTACAG TTACATCAAGCACACCAAGCCTTAGCCCAGGCTCGCGTTGTGCAACGTCAAGCACAAACTGCTGTGATGAACGCTGTGTCCCTGCAAAAGCAAGCCGAACACAAGGCCGCGGCATCCCAAgctgctgccgccgccgccgctaccGCAGCCAGCCAGCaagccgccgccaccgccaccGCTCAAGCCCAAGCCGCACAGGCTCAAGCTCAAGCAGCTGCACAAGCTAACGCGGCAGCTCAg GCCGAGCAAATCGCCCAAGCTGATGCACAAGCCACAGCAGCTACTCTGGCGGCTGAACAGAACGCCGCTGCTGCTGCCACCGCTAACACCTCAGCCTCCGCTGGTGGTCTACAAGGATTCTTGGACTACCTTCAATCACTAGGATTCGGCGGATCAGCTGGAGCCAATGCTGCGGCCGGAACTGCCACAAGTCAGGGTACAGCGGGAGCGCCAGGATCACTGGGTGGTCTCTACGGAACCCAAGGCGCACCAGGAACCGTTCTTGGAGCGAATGGATTGGGAGGTGTTAACGGATTGGGAGGTGTTAACGGATTGGGCGGTGTAGgaggaccaaacggattgggAGGCGTTGGAGGAACTAACGGGTTAGGAGGCGTTGGAGCAGCTAACGGATTGGGAGGCCTTGGAAACGTTAATGGACTGGGAGGCTCTGGAGGTCTTGCAGGCCTTAATGGATTGGGAGGCGTTTCAGGGGTTAATGGATTGGGAAGCCTTTTAGGCCTTAACGGATTGGGAGGCGTTGGAGGAGCAAATGGATTGACAGGCGTTGTAGGAGCTAATGGCTTGGGAGGCCTTGGAGGCATTAATGCTGCATTAGGATTGACTGGCGGAGTAAATGGTGCATTGGAAAATATTGGAGGGTTGAACGCTGGAGGAGAATTGTCAGCCCTTGCAGGATTAAACCTTGGCGGTGTTGGTCTTGATGGCCTTAGCGGCATTGCAGGACTTGATGGTCTTACAGACCTTGTTGGCTTGGGAGGAGCTAATGATCTTTCAGGCCTTGGAAACCAAGGAGGAGTTAATGGTCTTGCCGGCCTTTTAGGCCTGAGTGCTAACGGAGCAAATGGAGGTGCTTTAACAATTGGAGCATTGGGTGGTGCGGCTGGTGGCCAGAATGTCCCGGTACCCACACAAACAGTTGCATCTCAAAGCACTGCAGGATCAACAGTTGTTTCTCAAGGACCAGGAGCGGTTGTTCCCGCAACAACAGGAGCAGCGCCTCTTGTAAATGATACACCAGCACAAGGAGGACTTTCAGGACTTTTGGCCTACTTGAGCTCATTGGGTCTACCGATCCCGGCATCATTGACCGCTGCAATTAACACATCTGGAGTAGCCCCTCTGCCTTTGACTCCAGCACCGGTCGCCCAGGGAGTTACCCCAGGAGTTACACCAGTACCAGTTGCCCCTGGAGCAACACCAGTACCTGTTTCCCCTGCTGTTTTACCAGTTCCTGGAATAGGACCAACATTTTTGAACCCTGGAGTTGCCCCAGCACCACCTGCCCCTGGTGCTTTACCCGTTCCTGGAACTGGACAAACATTTGTGAACCCTGGAGCACTTCCAGCACCTGTTGCCCCTGGAGTAGTCCCAGCACCACTTGCCCCTGTAGGAGCACCATTGCCACTTACCCAAGGAGTGGCTCCAGCACCAGTTGCCCCTGGACTAACCCCAGCACCAGTTGCCCCAGTAACAA GTACTTCAGCTACTTCAGCCTCGACTGTAACCTCAGCTGGACCAACCGGCATCAGCGcagccaccgccgccgccgccgcccaagTCAGGCAGGCTGTTGCagct GAACGCATAGCAGCAGCGCAAGTGGCGTCTGCCCAGGCCGTGGTCCGACAGGCCGCGGCGGCGTGCTCCGCGGCAGTGGTCGCAGCCCAGGCCGCCACCACCGCAGCAGCGCTTGAAGCAGCTCAAACCGGCTACATCACCGCTGTTGACCAG TATCACCAAGCCCAAACGAACCTGGCTCAGGCTCAAGCTACACTGCGTCAGGCAGCAGCAGCAGTCACAGCAGCAGTCACCAGTCAACTGCAAGCCTCAGCTCAGGCCTCAAGCGTAGCGCAAGCAGCAGCCAACGGAGCCGCCGCGGCCACCGCCATCCAGACCGACGCAGGGATCCAATCCAGCGTACAACAACTAGAGGCCAATGCGTCTGCTCAAGCCCAAGCAAGCGCCCAGCAAGCGGCTGCGGCAGCAACTGCTGAGGCGGCGGCAGAGACAGCTTTCGAACAGGCCACCGCGGCCGCTGCCGCCCAAGCAGCCGCCCAGAACGCAGCCAACCAAGCTGCAGCCAATGCCGCGGCCCAGGCCGCCACCACGGCCGCTGGACAGGCTGCCGTCGCACAAGCCCAGTCTACAGCTTCTGGACTATCTGCAGGAGGAGCTTACCCAGGAGTATCAGGAGCTTACACGGGAGCTCCAGGCACTTACGGAACAACACAAGGAGCTTACCCAGGAGCTGCAGGAGCTCTCGCTGGAGCAAACGCATACACCAGCTCTGTGCCCAGTGCATTCCCGGGAGCGGCCGTGCCCGGTGCACCTGCCCTCGCACCAGGAGCAGTAGGCAATGACTACCCATCAATTCTACCTTCTTTCGATGAGTACTTCAACGGCGGCGCCGCGTCTCTCTACCCTGGAGCGGGCTACCCCGGTACCGCAGGGATCGGAGGAGCCGGCTACCCAGGCTACTCTCTATATCCTGGCTCTGCCTACCCTGGTGCCAACACTGCCGCTGGATCCGCATCCTCCGCAGCCACCACTACTGGAGCAGGCTACCCGGGAGCACCTGGTACCGCTACATCCGCCGCCACTACTGCTACCACTGTTGGTGCCCCTGGTGCGCCCGCTGGATCCCCAGGTTTTGCCTACCCAGGAGCTCCTGGTACCACTGCATCAACAGCCACTGCTGCTTCTGCTGCTGCCACTTCTGGAGCACCAGCAGGCTACCCAGGAGCACCAGCAGGCTACCCAGGAGCACCTGCCACAGCTGCATCCGCCGCCACTGCCACTACCACTTCTGGTGCCGGCTACACAGGACCAGCCTACCCTGGAGCGTCTACAGCCGCCGCTGGATCCACCGCCACCACTAGTGCTGGTTACCCAGGAGCCGGAAGTGCTTATGCTTCTGCAAACTCATCTGCTGCAAGTCAGACCACTTCAG GTGTACCTCAGGTCTCATACGGATTATCAG AGTCACCTGAACAATGTACTTTGGTTATCATCAAGACTTGCAATACAG TAACCAACGCTGACGGAACACAGAATACTCAATGCACCACCAGAACCG aaCCGATCGGCGCCTGA